The proteins below come from a single Roseiflexus sp. RS-1 genomic window:
- a CDS encoding ABC transporter ATP-binding protein encodes MAGAQFDDDEILGKAYDATLVRRLGVFVAPYWRRLALATALMFGGAAVELAPPFLVKQAIDGPIAARDPSGVLPIFGVYIVALLTAFGFRYGQTYIVQSVGQQVMVDIRTRIFSHIQRMSLAFFDRNPVGRLITRLTNDVDALNEFITQGTVALLGDLVRLLFIVITMLLLNWRLALISFIMFPAVMLASSVFQRIMRTIYRRVRQRIARINAFLNEQISGVLITQLFNREEQSRIRFAELSRDYLAAQLQSNRTFAVFFPLINFLSVTAMALLLYFGGQAVLADVATLGMLVAFIQYTDQAFQPIRQIAERYNTFQSAMASAERIFRVLDTPATVVDPEHPRALPTPVRGEIAFKDVWFTYDTDAAGPDGFGLTDTDDRWVLRGISFTIPAGQAVAVVGATGAGKTSLVSLMARFYDIQRGSITLDGIDIRDLRQTDLRRHVSAVPQDPVCFSGSIASNIRLHDESISDEQVRRAAEIACAAPFIERLPGGYDYEVRERGSNLSVGQRQLLAFARAIAFNPEVLLILDEATSSVDTETEGLIQEALERMIKGRTSIVIAHRLSTIRHVDRILVLHKGRLAEDGSHDELLAKRGYYYRLYQLQFAGELKKN; translated from the coding sequence ATGGCTGGCGCACAGTTCGATGATGATGAAATCCTTGGAAAGGCATACGACGCGACCCTGGTGCGTCGTCTGGGTGTCTTTGTCGCGCCGTACTGGCGTCGACTCGCACTGGCGACGGCGCTGATGTTCGGTGGCGCAGCGGTGGAACTCGCTCCGCCATTCCTGGTCAAACAGGCAATCGACGGTCCCATCGCGGCGCGCGACCCATCCGGCGTGTTGCCGATCTTCGGGGTGTACATCGTGGCGCTGCTGACTGCATTCGGCTTCCGCTACGGTCAGACCTATATTGTCCAATCGGTCGGGCAGCAGGTGATGGTCGACATCCGTACCCGTATTTTCAGCCACATCCAGCGTATGAGCCTGGCATTCTTCGACCGTAACCCGGTCGGACGATTGATCACCCGCCTGACGAACGATGTCGATGCGCTGAACGAGTTTATCACGCAGGGAACGGTGGCGCTGCTTGGTGATCTGGTGCGCTTGCTGTTCATCGTGATCACCATGCTGCTGCTGAACTGGCGGCTGGCGCTGATCAGTTTCATCATGTTTCCAGCGGTGATGCTGGCGTCCAGTGTGTTTCAACGCATCATGCGAACCATCTACCGGCGCGTCCGGCAACGTATTGCGCGGATCAATGCCTTTCTGAACGAACAGATCAGTGGGGTGCTGATCACGCAACTGTTCAACCGCGAGGAACAGAGTCGCATTCGTTTTGCGGAACTGAGCCGTGATTACCTGGCGGCGCAGTTGCAGTCGAACCGAACCTTCGCGGTCTTTTTCCCACTCATTAATTTCCTCTCGGTGACGGCAATGGCGCTGCTCCTCTACTTTGGCGGGCAGGCGGTGCTGGCAGACGTGGCGACGCTCGGTATGCTGGTTGCGTTCATTCAGTATACCGACCAGGCATTCCAGCCGATCCGCCAGATCGCTGAACGCTACAATACATTCCAGTCGGCGATGGCATCGGCGGAACGGATATTCCGGGTGCTCGACACGCCTGCAACAGTCGTTGATCCAGAGCATCCGCGCGCATTGCCGACACCGGTGCGCGGTGAGATCGCATTTAAGGATGTATGGTTCACTTACGACACCGATGCTGCCGGACCCGATGGATTCGGGTTGACGGATACCGATGACCGCTGGGTGCTGCGCGGCATCTCGTTCACCATCCCGGCAGGACAGGCAGTGGCTGTGGTGGGGGCGACCGGCGCGGGCAAAACATCGCTCGTCAGCCTGATGGCGCGCTTTTATGACATTCAGCGCGGTTCGATCACACTTGACGGGATCGATATCCGCGACCTGCGCCAGACCGACCTGCGCCGGCACGTCAGCGCGGTACCACAAGACCCGGTGTGTTTCAGCGGTTCCATCGCCTCGAATATCCGCCTGCACGACGAGAGCATCAGTGATGAACAGGTTCGCCGCGCTGCGGAGATTGCGTGCGCAGCGCCGTTTATAGAGCGGTTGCCGGGTGGCTATGATTACGAAGTGCGTGAACGCGGCAGCAATCTGTCGGTTGGACAGCGACAGTTACTGGCGTTTGCCCGCGCAATTGCGTTCAACCCCGAAGTGCTGCTCATTCTCGACGAAGCCACATCGAGCGTCGATACCGAAACGGAAGGGTTGATCCAGGAAGCGTTGGAGCGTATGATCAAGGGGCGAACCAGCATCGTCATTGCGCATCGCCTCTCGACGATCCGCCACGTGGACCGGATTCTGGTGCTGCACAAGGGGCGCCTGGCAGAAGATGGCTCGCACGACGAACTGCTGGCGAAGCGCGGTTATTACTACCGTCTGTATCAGCTCCAGTTCGCGGGGGAACTGAAAAAGAATTAA
- a CDS encoding ABC transporter ATP-binding protein, whose product MVVVQIRHLWPFVRRYRHRLAIGALCALAATAVAAMIPQIVRFAVDDLNTRGVLLDRLMTYGGLLLLAATIEGMLRYGQRTQIIGTSHLIDFDMREALFARLLTLDQGFFNAMHTGDLMTRVTNDLSAVRMFLGPGISNLLGSTLLLLTAATLMFFTNPLLAAIVILLLPMVAVLFVVIGERMRVIFRKVQDQFGEISTRAQENFSGIRTIKAYAQEEAEIRVFRAANERYRALNLRYVLLSGMLWPIIGLMLGTIGAFVILVGGRMVASGDMTVGELVLFNAYLAQLAWPVIALGWTVDLYQQGAASLIRISEVLQRRPAITSPPDAPRDFVVQGEVEFRNVGLRFDHHLHTNGHESPSNSAAHTTSGAPEWVLRHISFHIPRGSSLAIVGATGTGKTTLVNLLARVRDPDEGQVLIDGHDVRTLPLDALRRGIGYVPQDTFLFSVPIRENVAFGRPDATDEQMMQALTVSRLINDIEQFPQGIDTLIGERGVTLSGGQKQRAAIARAILRDPAILVLDDALSSVDTHTAAEILAGLRTLMKGRTSIIIAQRIATVKDADQIIVLHDGMIVERGAHRELLERGGRYADMYRRELLQAELEEE is encoded by the coding sequence ATGGTCGTGGTTCAAATCCGTCATCTGTGGCCCTTTGTACGGCGTTATCGGCATCGCCTGGCAATCGGCGCGCTGTGCGCCCTGGCAGCGACTGCTGTCGCCGCCATGATTCCGCAGATTGTGCGCTTTGCCGTCGATGATCTGAACACACGCGGCGTTCTGCTTGATCGCCTGATGACCTATGGCGGATTGCTGTTGCTCGCTGCCACCATTGAAGGAATGTTGCGCTACGGTCAGCGAACCCAGATCATCGGCACTTCGCATTTGATCGATTTCGACATGCGCGAGGCGCTGTTCGCCCGACTGCTCACCCTGGATCAGGGTTTTTTCAACGCAATGCACACCGGCGACCTGATGACGCGCGTGACGAATGATCTTTCGGCGGTGCGCATGTTCCTCGGTCCCGGCATAAGCAACCTGCTCGGTTCGACACTGCTGCTCCTCACCGCAGCAACACTCATGTTTTTTACAAATCCGCTCCTCGCGGCGATTGTTATTCTCCTGTTGCCTATGGTTGCCGTGCTGTTCGTTGTGATTGGCGAACGGATGCGTGTTATCTTTCGGAAGGTGCAGGATCAGTTCGGTGAAATCTCGACCCGCGCCCAGGAAAACTTCAGCGGCATCCGAACCATTAAGGCATATGCGCAGGAAGAAGCAGAGATCCGCGTGTTTCGCGCAGCGAACGAACGCTACCGCGCGCTCAACCTGCGCTATGTGCTGCTCAGCGGTATGCTCTGGCCCATCATCGGGTTGATGCTGGGAACGATTGGCGCTTTTGTGATACTTGTCGGCGGGCGCATGGTTGCCTCCGGCGACATGACTGTCGGTGAACTGGTGCTGTTCAATGCGTACCTGGCGCAACTGGCATGGCCCGTCATCGCACTTGGCTGGACGGTCGATCTCTACCAGCAAGGTGCAGCATCGCTGATCCGCATCAGCGAAGTGCTGCAACGTCGTCCTGCGATCACCTCGCCGCCCGATGCCCCGCGCGACTTCGTGGTGCAGGGTGAGGTCGAGTTCCGCAACGTCGGGCTGCGGTTCGACCATCACCTCCATACGAATGGACACGAATCCCCCTCCAATTCTGCGGCTCACACGACATCTGGCGCGCCGGAATGGGTGTTGCGCCATATTTCGTTCCACATTCCACGGGGCAGTTCACTGGCAATCGTTGGCGCCACCGGCACCGGCAAGACGACCCTCGTCAACCTGCTGGCGCGGGTGCGCGACCCCGACGAAGGACAGGTGCTGATCGACGGGCATGATGTGCGCACCCTGCCGCTCGACGCATTGCGACGCGGCATCGGCTACGTTCCTCAAGACACCTTCCTGTTCAGCGTTCCGATCCGCGAGAATGTTGCCTTCGGCAGACCGGACGCGACCGATGAACAGATGATGCAGGCGCTCACCGTATCGCGCCTGATCAACGATATCGAGCAGTTTCCCCAGGGTATCGACACGCTGATCGGCGAGCGTGGCGTCACCCTTTCTGGTGGACAGAAGCAGCGCGCCGCGATTGCCCGCGCTATTCTGCGCGACCCCGCTATTCTGGTGCTCGATGACGCCCTCTCCAGCGTCGATACGCACACTGCGGCTGAAATCCTTGCCGGTTTGCGCACACTGATGAAAGGGCGCACCAGCATCATTATTGCGCAGCGCATAGCGACGGTGAAAGATGCCGACCAGATCATTGTGCTGCACGATGGTATGATCGTCGAACGCGGCGCCCATCGGGAACTGCTCGAACGTGGCGGACGGTACGCCGATATGTACCGCCGGGAACTGCTCCAGGCGGAACTTGAGGAGGAGTAG